Proteins from a single region of Diaphorobacter limosus:
- the mnmH gene encoding tRNA 2-selenouridine(34) synthase MnmH — protein MSHHRPTRPADRHGFDAIIDARSPAEFAEDHIPGAINCPVLDDAERATVGTLYAQQGAFEARRVGGAMVAANLARHLRQQFADKPQGWRPLIYCWRGGMRSGSMVQWLRLVGWDAQQLAGGYKAFRRHVIEQIAALVPRLDLRVLVGATGSAKTRVLQALASQGAQVLDLEHCARHKGSLLGAMPGVEQPSQKNFETQIATALEGFDLSRPVYVEGESARIGRLSLPVPLVQRLRAGACLEIQATPEERLAYLLRDYAYLGDDPEALAQRLEALTELHGKEVVQRWQTWARARQLAPLFDELMRLHYDPHYGRSQAHNFAQWQARRVVAATDLSDAGIERLAQTVSASA, from the coding sequence GTGTCCCACCACCGCCCCACCCGCCCCGCCGACCGCCACGGCTTCGACGCCATCATCGACGCGCGCTCGCCCGCCGAGTTTGCCGAAGACCATATCCCCGGCGCCATCAACTGCCCGGTGCTCGACGACGCCGAGCGCGCCACCGTCGGCACCCTCTACGCGCAGCAGGGCGCCTTCGAGGCCCGGCGCGTGGGCGGTGCCATGGTTGCCGCCAACCTGGCGCGCCACCTGCGCCAACAGTTTGCCGACAAGCCCCAGGGCTGGCGCCCGCTGATCTACTGCTGGCGCGGCGGCATGAGGAGCGGCTCCATGGTGCAATGGTTGCGCCTGGTGGGCTGGGACGCACAGCAACTCGCCGGCGGCTACAAGGCCTTCCGCCGCCATGTGATCGAGCAGATCGCCGCCCTGGTGCCACGGCTGGATCTGCGCGTGCTGGTCGGCGCCACCGGCAGCGCCAAGACACGCGTGCTGCAGGCCCTGGCCAGCCAGGGCGCACAGGTGCTGGACCTGGAGCACTGCGCGCGCCACAAGGGCTCGCTGCTGGGCGCAATGCCCGGCGTTGAGCAACCCTCGCAAAAAAACTTCGAAACGCAGATCGCCACGGCGCTGGAAGGCTTTGACCTGTCGCGCCCGGTCTATGTGGAGGGCGAGAGCGCGCGCATCGGCCGCCTGTCCCTGCCCGTGCCCCTGGTGCAACGCCTGCGCGCCGGCGCCTGCCTGGAAATCCAGGCCACGCCCGAGGAGCGCCTGGCCTACCTGCTGCGCGACTACGCCTACCTGGGCGACGACCCCGAGGCCCTGGCCCAGCGCCTGGAGGCGCTGACCGAGCTGCACGGCAAGGAGGTGGTTCAGCGCTGGCAGACCTGGGCCCGCGCGCGACAACTGGCGCCGCTGTTCGACGAACTGATGCGGCTGCACTATGACCCGCACTACGGCCGCTCGCAGGCGCACAACTTTGCGCAGTGGCAGGCCCGCCGCGTCGTGGCGGCAACTGATCTTTCGGACGCCGGGATAGAGCGCCTGGCACAGACGGTCTCGGCCTCCGCCTAA
- a CDS encoding thiosulfate oxidation carrier complex protein SoxZ, with amino-acid sequence MQKPPRTWISNATPKQGELVRVRAQIEHTMESGLRTDAAGQIRPRNIVTRFEARLGPTLLLAWEPGISVAPNPYIEFTFLARESGELHLLWKDDAGQTLSAQKTITLG; translated from the coding sequence ATGCAGAAACCACCCCGCACCTGGATCAGCAACGCCACGCCCAAGCAAGGCGAGCTTGTGCGCGTGCGTGCGCAGATCGAACACACCATGGAAAGCGGCCTGCGCACCGACGCCGCAGGCCAGATCCGGCCGCGCAACATCGTCACACGCTTCGAGGCGCGCCTGGGGCCAACCCTGCTGCTGGCCTGGGAGCCGGGCATCTCGGTCGCGCCCAACCCGTACATCGAGTTCACCTTTCTGGCGCGCGAAAGCGGCGAGCTGCACCTGCTCTGGAAGGACGATGCCGGCCAGACGCTGAGCGCGCAAAAGACCATCACGCTGGGCTGA
- the apbC gene encoding iron-sulfur cluster carrier protein ApbC produces MALTEQELLAAIAGVTDPHTGKDFVSTRALRNVQISAGDVAFDVELGYPARSLIPALRSQFIAAAKAAPGVQNVSVNITSKVTAHAVQRGVQLLPGVKNIVAVASGKGGVGKSTTAANLALALAAEGARVGVLDADIYGPSQPMMLGISGRPESFDGKNMEPLVNHGVQVMSIGFLVEQDQAMIWRGPMATQALEQLLRQTNWKDLDYLIVDMPPGTGDIQLTLSQRVPITGAVIVTTPQDIALIDARKGITMFEKVNVPILGLVENMAQHVCSNCGHVEHIFGADGGKKMAAEYGIDYLGALPLARQIREQADSGRPTVVADPDGEVAQIYKHVAREVAVKIALKSKDFSSKFPTISVSKST; encoded by the coding sequence ATGGCATTGACAGAACAAGAGCTGCTGGCGGCAATCGCCGGCGTCACAGACCCCCACACGGGCAAGGACTTCGTCAGCACGCGCGCGCTGCGCAATGTGCAGATCAGCGCTGGCGATGTCGCCTTTGACGTGGAGCTGGGCTACCCCGCCAGGAGCCTGATCCCGGCGCTGCGCAGCCAGTTCATCGCCGCGGCCAAGGCAGCGCCCGGCGTGCAGAACGTCTCGGTCAACATCACCTCCAAGGTCACGGCGCACGCCGTGCAGCGCGGCGTGCAGCTGCTGCCGGGCGTGAAGAACATCGTCGCCGTGGCCTCGGGCAAGGGCGGCGTGGGCAAGAGCACCACCGCCGCCAACCTGGCGCTGGCGCTGGCGGCCGAGGGAGCCAGGGTGGGCGTGCTGGACGCCGACATCTACGGCCCCAGCCAGCCCATGATGCTGGGCATCAGCGGCCGCCCCGAGAGCTTTGACGGCAAGAACATGGAGCCGCTGGTGAACCATGGCGTGCAGGTCATGTCGATTGGCTTCCTGGTGGAGCAGGACCAGGCCATGATCTGGCGCGGCCCCATGGCCACGCAGGCGCTGGAGCAGCTCTTGCGCCAGACCAACTGGAAGGATCTGGACTATCTGATCGTGGACATGCCGCCGGGCACCGGCGACATCCAGCTGACGCTGTCGCAGCGCGTGCCCATCACCGGCGCCGTCATCGTCACCACGCCGCAGGACATTGCGCTCATCGATGCCAGAAAGGGCATCACGATGTTCGAGAAGGTGAACGTGCCCATCCTCGGGCTGGTCGAGAACATGGCCCAGCATGTGTGCAGCAACTGCGGCCATGTGGAGCATATCTTTGGCGCCGATGGCGGCAAGAAGATGGCGGCCGAGTACGGCATCGACTACCTGGGCGCGCTGCCGCTGGCGCGGCAGATCCGCGAGCAGGCCGACAGCGGCCGGCCCACCGTGGTGGCCGACCCCGACGGCGAGGTGGCACAGATCTACAAGCATGTGGCGCGCGAGGTGGCGGTGAAGATCGCCCTCAA
- a CDS encoding thiosulfate oxidation carrier protein SoxY encodes MRQPHPTRRSLVAAGAALALPGTVLAQAKAPLVGPLAPNPQAFRQAMEQFIGKARPQADGLLLDVPVLADNPSGVPVKVKITLPITEQDWCEEIIVLAELNPSPLACRLQFTAAAGTAEASVRLRLAQSQTVHALARMKSGKVLATKQAVTVAASGCGM; translated from the coding sequence ATGCGCCAGCCCCACCCCACCCGAAGAAGCCTGGTCGCCGCCGGCGCCGCCCTGGCCCTGCCCGGCACCGTGCTGGCGCAGGCCAAGGCGCCGCTGGTCGGGCCGCTGGCGCCCAACCCGCAGGCGTTCAGGCAGGCCATGGAGCAGTTCATCGGCAAGGCCCGGCCCCAGGCCGATGGGCTGCTGCTGGACGTGCCGGTACTGGCCGACAACCCCAGCGGCGTGCCGGTCAAGGTCAAGATCACCCTGCCCATCACCGAGCAGGACTGGTGCGAAGAGATCATCGTGCTGGCCGAGCTCAACCCCTCGCCCCTGGCCTGCCGCCTGCAGTTCACGGCTGCGGCAGGCACGGCCGAGGCATCGGTGCGGCTGCGCCTGGCGCAGTCGCAAACCGTCCACGCTCTGGCGCGCATGAAAAGCGGCAAGGTGCTGGCCACCAAACAGGCCGTCACCGTGGCCGCCAGCGGCTGCGGTATGTAA
- a CDS encoding FAD/NAD(P)-binding oxidoreductase, which translates to MKRRNFLISPPALALGAAAVPALALAAPAIISPQARILPRQGKGPRIVICGGGWGGLTAARYLRELIPNADVVVLERNPSFWSGPMSNKWLVDIVGTDFVQHDMLRPANRYGYQLLQTEVTGFERAQKLVRTTHGLVEYDYLILSGGIRDAWDAWFGDDQRAIEHTRRHYASAYIPNQQMFGLKQRVKDFKGGTLVMTLPPPPHRCPPSPYERACLIASHIKKNKIPGKIVILDPKPKIAPIGMGYKQAFEELYADVITHVPNARVQEVDPFNKKIKTTAGELKFDEAIFMPPHQAADMVWHAGLIGKDAATGKPTGWADMHPRLFHAHGDDSVYFVGDLMGAISPQFGHYPKSGHVANYIGRIVAKYIAQRVAGQEVKPLLPDNLCYMMVNTEPQEEISVKFEYEVDPSGKVLQTQIDMDVRSPDLVKEDFAWARGMFSDFLAI; encoded by the coding sequence ATGAAACGCCGCAACTTTCTCATCAGCCCCCCCGCCCTGGCCCTGGGCGCGGCCGCCGTGCCCGCGCTGGCGCTGGCGGCGCCGGCCATCATCAGCCCGCAGGCGCGCATCCTGCCGCGCCAGGGCAAGGGCCCGCGCATCGTCATCTGCGGCGGTGGCTGGGGTGGCCTGACGGCGGCGCGCTACCTGCGCGAGCTGATTCCGAATGCCGACGTGGTGGTGCTGGAGCGCAACCCCAGCTTCTGGTCCGGCCCGATGAGCAACAAGTGGCTGGTGGACATCGTGGGCACCGACTTCGTGCAGCACGACATGCTGCGCCCGGCCAACCGCTACGGCTACCAGCTGCTGCAAACCGAGGTGACCGGCTTTGAGCGCGCCCAGAAGCTGGTGCGCACCACGCACGGCCTGGTGGAATACGACTATCTGATCCTCTCGGGCGGCATCCGCGACGCCTGGGACGCCTGGTTTGGCGACGACCAACGCGCCATCGAGCACACGCGCCGGCATTACGCCAGCGCCTATATCCCGAATCAGCAGATGTTTGGCCTCAAGCAGCGCGTGAAGGACTTCAAGGGCGGCACGCTGGTCATGACGCTGCCGCCACCGCCGCACCGCTGCCCACCCTCGCCCTACGAGCGCGCCTGCCTGATCGCCTCGCACATCAAGAAGAACAAGATCCCCGGCAAGATCGTGATCCTCGATCCCAAGCCCAAGATCGCCCCCATCGGCATGGGCTACAAGCAGGCCTTCGAGGAGCTGTACGCCGACGTCATCACCCATGTGCCCAACGCCCGCGTGCAAGAGGTGGACCCGTTCAACAAGAAGATCAAGACCACCGCCGGCGAGCTGAAGTTCGACGAAGCCATCTTCATGCCACCGCACCAGGCGGCCGACATGGTCTGGCACGCCGGCCTGATCGGCAAGGACGCGGCGACCGGCAAACCCACCGGCTGGGCCGACATGCACCCGCGCCTGTTCCACGCGCACGGCGACGACAGCGTCTACTTTGTCGGCGACCTCATGGGTGCCATCTCGCCACAGTTCGGCCACTACCCCAAGAGCGGCCATGTGGCCAACTACATCGGCCGCATCGTCGCCAAATACATTGCCCAGCGCGTGGCAGGCCAGGAGGTCAAGCCGCTGCTGCCCGACAACCTGTGCTACATGATGGTCAACACCGAGCCGCAGGAAGAAATCTCGGTCAAGTTCGAGTACGAGGTCGATCCCAGCGGCAAGGTGCTGCAGACCCAGATCGACATGGACGTGCGCAGCCCCGACCTGGTGAAGGAAGACTTCGCCTGGGCGCGCGGCATGTTCAGCGACTTCCTGGCCATCTGA
- the selD gene encoding selenide, water dikinase SelD yields the protein MTAAPTASTLTPRLTSLSHGGGCGCKIAPGVLAQILQSSGAAGVMPPELLVGIETADDAAVYQLNDSQALVATTDFFMPIVDDPYEFGRIAATNALSDVYAMGGRPIMALALVAMPVNQLPVDVIAAIIRGGQDVCRAAGIPIAGGHTIDSVEPIYGLVAMGLVHPDRVRRNAGARAGDLLVLAKPLGVGVYSAALKKEQLADAHYREMIASTTQLNTPGPLLADLPGVHAITDVTGFGLAGHGLEMARGAGLSVRIDWARVPLLPGVAELAAQGFVTGASGRNWAGYGADVALGAGLPATAQALASDPQTSGGLLVACAPDSVDEVLALFAREGFARAAVIGGVEAGPARLELR from the coding sequence ATGACCGCTGCCCCCACTGCCTCCACCCTCACGCCGCGCCTGACCTCGCTATCGCATGGCGGCGGCTGCGGCTGCAAGATCGCGCCGGGGGTGCTGGCGCAGATCCTGCAGTCCAGCGGCGCGGCCGGCGTCATGCCGCCGGAGCTGCTGGTGGGCATAGAGACGGCGGACGATGCGGCGGTCTACCAGCTCAATGACAGCCAGGCGCTGGTGGCCACCACCGACTTTTTCATGCCCATCGTGGACGACCCGTATGAGTTTGGCCGCATCGCCGCCACCAACGCCCTGAGCGATGTGTACGCCATGGGTGGCCGGCCCATCATGGCGCTGGCGCTGGTGGCCATGCCGGTGAACCAGCTGCCCGTCGATGTCATCGCCGCCATCATTCGCGGCGGGCAGGATGTATGCCGCGCCGCCGGCATTCCCATCGCGGGCGGGCACACCATCGACTCGGTCGAGCCCATCTACGGCCTGGTCGCCATGGGCCTGGTGCACCCGGATCGCGTGCGCCGCAACGCCGGCGCGCGGGCGGGCGACCTGCTGGTTTTGGCGAAGCCGTTGGGCGTGGGGGTGTATTCGGCGGCCTTGAAGAAGGAGCAGCTGGCCGACGCGCATTACCGCGAGATGATCGCCAGCACCACGCAGCTCAACACCCCCGGCCCGCTGCTGGCGGATCTGCCCGGCGTGCATGCCATCACCGACGTGACCGGCTTCGGCCTGGCCGGCCATGGCCTGGAGATGGCGCGCGGCGCCGGCCTCTCGGTGCGCATTGACTGGGCGCGCGTGCCGCTGCTGCCCGGCGTGGCGGAGCTGGCGGCGCAGGGCTTTGTGACCGGCGCCAGCGGCCGCAACTGGGCCGGCTATGGCGCCGATGTGGCGCTGGGCGCGGGCCTGCCGGCCACGGCCCAGGCCCTGGCGAGCGACCCACAGACATCGGGCGGCCTGCTGGTGGCCTGCGCGCCGGACAGCGTGGACGAGGTGCTGGCGCTGTTTGCGCGCGAGGGCTTTGCGCGCGCCGCGGTGATAGGCGGCGTAGAGGCCGGGCCGGCGCGGCTGGAGCTGCGTTGA
- a CDS encoding YeeE/YedE thiosulfate transporter family protein, protein MTLLWAGFLLGCAFGIAARLGRFCLLRGLRQHGLAAARENGGAPALQAFALALAVALLASQALAWAGLADLAQAQVVRARFSVPGVLLGGLLFGCGMALARACGARALVLLAGGNLRALVTLLCLGLAAQATLTGVLAPLRQWLQGWGQITLAHATLAQQLQAGGLPPTATLALATGLPALALLAYALWQPALRQSAVQLWAAMAIGALVAAGWWITAQVGVDPFEPAPLTSLSFIGPVAEGLLYLQLAVGRGASVGPAIVAGTLAGAFAAALLTRSLRWEGFEQPARLAASALGGLLMGLGGVLAVGCSIGQGLSGLSTLAFASLPAAIGIAGGASITLRLQAAHTR, encoded by the coding sequence ATGACGCTGCTGTGGGCCGGATTCCTGCTGGGCTGCGCCTTTGGCATTGCCGCGCGCCTGGGGCGTTTTTGCCTGCTGCGCGGGCTGCGCCAGCATGGCCTTGCGGCCGCCCGCGAAAACGGCGGCGCGCCGGCGCTGCAGGCCTTCGCGCTGGCGCTGGCCGTGGCGCTGCTGGCCTCGCAGGCGCTGGCATGGGCGGGCCTGGCCGATCTGGCGCAGGCCCAGGTGGTGCGCGCCCGTTTTTCCGTGCCCGGCGTGCTGCTGGGCGGGCTGCTGTTTGGCTGCGGCATGGCGTTGGCGCGCGCGTGCGGCGCGCGTGCGCTGGTGCTGCTGGCCGGCGGCAACCTGCGCGCCCTGGTGACGCTGCTGTGTCTGGGCCTGGCGGCGCAGGCCACGCTGACCGGGGTGCTGGCGCCGCTGCGCCAATGGCTGCAGGGCTGGGGCCAGATCACGCTGGCGCATGCCACGCTGGCGCAGCAGCTGCAGGCCGGCGGCCTGCCGCCCACGGCCACGCTGGCCCTGGCCACCGGCCTGCCAGCGCTGGCGCTGCTGGCCTACGCCCTGTGGCAACCGGCGCTGCGCCAGAGCGCGGTGCAACTGTGGGCCGCCATGGCCATTGGCGCCCTGGTGGCCGCCGGATGGTGGATCACGGCCCAGGTGGGCGTGGATCCGTTCGAGCCGGCACCACTCACATCACTGAGCTTCATCGGCCCCGTCGCCGAAGGCCTGCTGTACCTGCAACTAGCCGTGGGTCGGGGCGCCAGCGTAGGCCCGGCCATCGTCGCCGGCACGCTGGCGGGCGCCTTTGCCGCCGCGCTGCTCACGCGCAGCCTGCGCTGGGAGGGCTTCGAGCAGCCCGCGCGCCTGGCCGCATCGGCCCTGGGCGGCCTGCTGATGGGCCTGGGCGGCGTGCTGGCCGTGGGCTGCTCCATCGGCCAGGGGCTGTCCGGGCTGTCCACCCTGGCCTTTGCCAGCCTGCCCGCCGCCATCGGCATCGCGGGCGGCGCATCCATCACCCTGCGGCTGCAAGCCGCCCATACCCGTTGA
- a CDS encoding tellurite resistance/C4-dicarboxylate transporter family protein, which produces MTAGQGRLRELSPAYFGLVMATGIVSLTADMLGWPLLAHALLALNAVQYLVLWGLYLLRAWRYPRRFFGEMVEHARGAGYFTMVAATGIMASQCIVMLDNLGLGFALWALAALLWLLLTYTIFTAFTIRRDKPTLDKGISGAWLLAVVSTQALAVCSALLAARIGQPLRLELNLLALSMWLWGGMLYIWMMALIFYRYLFFPFSPGDLSPPYWINMGAMAISTLAGSLLMLNAPQAPFLVSLLPFLKGFTVFYWAAGTWWIPMLLLLGIWRHGVRRFPLRYDPLYWGAVFPLGMYAACTWQMDKAMQFGFLNLLPRLFFAVALLAWLLAFVGMLRSVARQLRAP; this is translated from the coding sequence ATGACGGCCGGGCAGGGCCGGCTGCGGGAGCTGTCGCCGGCCTATTTCGGCCTGGTCATGGCCACGGGCATCGTGTCGCTGACGGCCGACATGCTGGGTTGGCCGCTGCTGGCGCATGCGCTGCTGGCGTTGAACGCCGTGCAGTATCTGGTGCTGTGGGGGCTGTACCTGCTGCGCGCCTGGCGCTACCCGCGGCGCTTCTTTGGCGAGATGGTGGAGCATGCGCGCGGCGCCGGCTACTTCACCATGGTGGCAGCCACGGGCATCATGGCCAGCCAGTGCATCGTGATGCTGGACAACCTGGGCCTGGGCTTTGCGCTGTGGGCATTGGCGGCGCTGTTGTGGCTGCTGCTGACCTACACCATCTTCACCGCCTTCACCATCCGCCGCGACAAGCCCACGCTGGACAAGGGCATCAGCGGCGCCTGGCTGCTGGCCGTGGTGTCCACGCAGGCGCTGGCCGTGTGCAGCGCGCTGCTGGCCGCGCGCATAGGCCAGCCGCTGCGGCTGGAGCTGAACCTGCTGGCGTTGTCGATGTGGCTGTGGGGCGGCATGCTCTACATCTGGATGATGGCGCTGATCTTCTACCGCTACCTGTTCTTTCCGTTCTCGCCCGGCGACCTGTCGCCGCCGTACTGGATCAACATGGGGGCGATGGCCATTTCCACGCTGGCCGGCTCGCTGTTGATGCTGAACGCGCCGCAGGCGCCGTTCCTGGTGTCGCTGCTGCCCTTCCTCAAGGGCTTCACGGTGTTCTACTGGGCCGCCGGCACCTGGTGGATTCCCATGCTGCTGTTGCTGGGCATCTGGCGCCATGGCGTGCGCCGCTTTCCGCTGCGCTACGACCCTCTGTACTGGGGCGCGGTGTTTCCGCTGGGCATGTATGCGGCCTGCACCTGGCAGATGGACAAGGCCATGCAGTTCGGCTTTCTGAACCTGCTGCCCCGGCTGTTCTTTGCCGTGGCGCTGCTGGCCTGGCTGCTGGCCTTCGTCGGCATGCTGCGCAGCGTGGCGCGCCAGCTGCGCGCCCCATAG
- a CDS encoding DUF6364 family protein encodes MQTKLTLRLDAHLIAQAKARAQRQGKSLSQVVADYFAQFTSTTTPNATQYERPLPPLVTSLQGVLKDAAGPLTDDGRQAYYDHLDVKHQ; translated from the coding sequence ATGCAGACCAAGCTGACCCTGCGGCTGGACGCACACCTGATCGCACAGGCCAAGGCGCGGGCGCAGCGACAGGGCAAATCGCTTTCTCAAGTAGTAGCCGACTATTTTGCGCAGTTCACTTCCACCACCACCCCCAACGCCACACAGTACGAGCGGCCACTGCCTCCTCTCGTGACATCGCTGCAAGGCGTGCTCAAGGATGCGGCCGGGCCGTTGACGGACGACGGGCGGCAAGCCTATTACGACCACCTGGATGTCAAACACCAATGA
- a CDS encoding TA system VapC family ribonuclease toxin gives MRALLDINVLIALLDAAHMHHARATQWLQQEIAHGWASCPLTQNGCLRIMAQPAYPQALPLAAVASRLAQAAAHPAHAFLADDYSLLDAGQLHWQHLLGHRQITDSYLLGLAVRHQCRFVSFDARLSLNVVPGARPEHLVTLQS, from the coding sequence ATGCGCGCCCTGCTGGACATCAACGTCCTGATCGCCTTGCTGGACGCGGCGCACATGCACCACGCCCGCGCCACGCAATGGCTGCAACAGGAAATTGCCCATGGCTGGGCCTCCTGCCCGCTCACGCAAAACGGTTGCCTGCGCATCATGGCCCAGCCCGCCTACCCCCAGGCCCTGCCGCTGGCCGCCGTCGCCAGCCGCCTGGCACAGGCCGCCGCACACCCCGCGCACGCCTTTCTGGCCGACGACTACAGCCTGCTGGACGCGGGCCAGCTGCACTGGCAGCACCTGCTGGGTCACCGGCAAATTACCGACAGCTACCTGCTCGGCCTGGCCGTGCGCCACCAATGCCGCTTTGTCAGCTTTGACGCGCGACTGAGCCTCAACGTCGTCCCCGGCGCCAGGCCGGAGCATCTGGTGACTCTGCAATCATGA